A DNA window from Salvelinus sp. IW2-2015 linkage group LG4q.1:29, ASM291031v2, whole genome shotgun sequence contains the following coding sequences:
- the LOC111961964 gene encoding lysozyme C II, with the protein MRALVVLLLVAVASAKVYDRCELARALKASGMDGYAGNSLPNWVCLSKWESSYNTQATNRNTDGSTDYGIFQINSRYWCDDGRTPGAKNVCGIRCNQLLTDDITVAIRCAKRVVLDPNGIGAWVAWRLHCQNQDLRSYVAGCGV; encoded by the exons aTGAGAGCTCTTGTTGTTCTCCTGCTTGTGGCTGTGGCCAGTGCTAAGGTGTATGACAGATGTGAGCTGGCCAGAGCGCTGAAGGCATCCGGAATGGATGGCTACGCTGGAAACAGCCTCCCCAACT GGGTGTGCCTGTCTAAATGGGAGTCGAGCTACAATACCCAGGCCACCAACCGCAACACCGACGGCTCCACCGACTATGGCATCTTCCAGATCAACAGCCGCTACTGGTGTGACGACGGACGTACCCCGGGGGCTAAGAACGTCTGTGGTATCCGCTGCAACC AGCTGCTAACTGATGACATCACAGTGGCGATCCGTTGTGCCAAGCGTGTGGTGTTGGACCCGAACGGAATCGGGGCATG GGTGGCTTGGCGCCTTCACTGTCAGAATCAGGACCTGAGGTCCTACGTGGCTGGCTGCGGGGTCTAA